The DNA window TTTCGATGCACTTGTTCCAAATACAGGTATGTAAatgatacatttaaaatacaagtttaatttatacagGCAATAACTATTACCACCTTAAATATATTCGAATCTATAAGGCCTAGAGAAAAATTAGTGTAACCAAAATTGTACGGTACGAAGGGGGCTATCATATAGCgatatagtatattgtacaactagtggaAAAAGTGGTCGATTTTGAATGcgaccatcacactcatttgggctcgaccactcttcccacgagttgtttacactatttttcctaacaagagcgtgaaacaggccgcttttcgcgcttgttctacaatttcatttctccactagttgagaaatggctcTATATGTTTCGCTTACGTTATCATTgcgaaatggatcgttttgctcactcaaaacaagcgcgaaaagcggcccatttcacgctcgcgttaggaaaaatagtatgaacaactcgtaggaagagtggtcgagaccaaatgagtgtgatggtcgcactcgcttcgctcgtgcgaccaatttcacactcattcagaatcgaccactttttccactagttgtacaatacTATTTGTCTAGGTGGAGGCGCTTCGGAGATATTAAGGtcatcttcattttttttaattgattcggtacattttttttccataatatGATGAAGCTGAAAACAAGTTCAGAACTCATGACACAAGATCATTGAACAAGATTTAAAGTGAagaaaaaacgattaaaaaatacatttttgtattaaatgaaattttcgtttaaaacctaaaagctaaaaaaaaactacgcTAATTTTCTTGAGCATAcacttaaaaatatgtatgcatTTTCtatactaaattaaaaaatgcattatgtAGAAACACATGCATACACACGCAagcaacaataaaataaataattattttaataaataacttgttaaattaatggaattaattaaagttatttttttctcctaaTCAACggttatttaacaaatagtaCCTAATTGTCTTTGTGCTCAGCCAATAGTGATAAGAGAAAGCATGTATCGCTGTAGTATCATGACTGTGTAATAACATGCATGCAGTAATATACATctgaatgtaaataataatgtttaaaaagaaaatttaaaaaattacaaatacataCCTCTCTCAAACATAGAAGTATCGACTTCTTCTTTGATATCTTAATCAGTCAAAAGACTCTCGAGATGCCACACTATTAGAAAATCCAACAATTGCAAGCCGTTTTTTCATACTACAACGAAGCATCGTCAGTACCTATCTTAATAATCCAATTCTTCTGTGGcgttttcattatatataacattgacTATATATTTAGAATGCAAACTATATTAccgttaaaaaattgtaaaaaaataatttgatattaaccGGTTCACTGGTAACGCGAAATCAACGTTTTGTGCCAAAACTAGTAAGACCTAATTCTTCAGATTTGTAATCAGCGATCCAAAAAGCATAGGTGTACCAAGTTATATTCAAATCCGTTAAAAATTGGAAGAAATATTCATGGTGCGCATATGCCATTACCAGTTGCGGCACTTTTATTTACCGCGTATAATATGCGTCATTAGTGTCATTACCAGTGAACTGGTTAATAAATCAAATGTAAAAGTATAGCTTTTGATTACGTTAAATACTTCCAATCGTTTCTGCATCACCCGTCTCTGTCATTATGTTATTATCTTAAAaccttttaaatattgacctttggtacattaaaaaaaaagtttcttttccgcatttttaattaatttttaattagcataaattattttaagtttatatatttgcttGCGCAATCCGGCAAGGCCTCTCAATCGTTACttcataaagatattaatgtattaacgATTAACGTATTAAcgaataaagaatttattttttaatattttcaatatttttaccgTAAAGAATTGCATATATAAAGCTAATTAATactaagatattaatataattaaagctTTGTAAATTGAcagacagaaataaaatttattataagaagaaaaaatctaTGTAACGTACATAATCTATGTTACGTAAGTTCGAACACTTACGTAATTCAGATTACTTGCATAACTTGCTGTGACAAGGTTTAGAATGTATTCGCATATACACTAATATTCTCTTTACATACTCATTATGTAGATGTCGTTATACATGAAGTTATACACGAGTTTATTGTTTAaagtaatatgtaatttaattacaaagtttcgtataattatttgtctatcaagatatatatattttataatatatattattatatattaattagaacagtatataataataaagtactaCATGTAAGttacagatattatatttcgttattttcgcATTCTTTACTTTGCATCCATTGAAATGACTCGTGCTGAAccaaggaaataaaatattataaattatactctTATCGAATCATACTCTTGGGCTTCGTGTtgcttaatattatttgaattacaGACGATATTGATAATAAgttaaatatcatttaatttaagctaataaagataattaattaatttatgctcaaaatattatgcataattaatttatgtataattaatttatgcataattaattatgcataattaatttatgctCAGACATTTCTAAGTAAActaaatgatttttataagtgttttttttttgtgaaatgtAAATAAACGAGAAATTTCTCAATCGTCAATAAGTAATGGATATAAAATTGGATttcttttaagttttattaccTCCATATTATCCGGATGACATCAGATGGATACAAAGGTCGTAAAAAATatccaaatttttaaaattgctaAGTATTAGTCACagaccggtattcatagtcagatcttatgTTTAAAATCGTCTTAAATCTGGTCAAAGGCAATCTTAAGACCCCAGCCAATAAAATGACtatattagcatcttaagacattacgtAAGACGGTCTTtaaataagatccgactataaATACCGGCCACAGTAATCAGAAACcataacttatttttaatgaaattctaataacttataattaagtTTCAAGTTCATATCTATCTTTGTCTTTATGaagaattacaattaatataggttattattattataagacTGTTAAAACCGCTACAGTTTTACATGAGATATGAGACATTAATATGGATTAGTAAAGAAGCGgggtattttaataaattccacaatatttttactgtaaacataaaaataatcttcttGTTGTATTACTAATATTACgtgaaaagtttaatattgaatCCATTCTTGCAACACTATTCTTTATGACAGTTAACTGTTTTATTGTTCACATACTACATGCATTaggtatatacaaatattgattGCTTAACCACATACCTGTTTCTTGTTATAGAGAATACGTATTGttaaactttttacaaaaatgtatatacaatatatataaacgaaaaatatcaatacaaAGTTGCaacttttatcttatattttatatatataataattgatttttttgttacatgaTAATCcataattgcaatttaaatattagaatagaGTCGCAAATCTCATGGAAAtaagtacatatatgtatgtcaaTAGAAACAAactaacaatatatttttgagtcttgtaattatatataaccgtattgtatttttcaaaaatatatgacgTTACATGAGAATGTGCATATTTTAAGATGTTGACAATTTATTagttgattaataattaattaagtctagattaattaaatctaattgtaagacgcagaacaattaaaacttaaaatctaACTCAACAGCAAGTATAATACCAAAattccataaaaaatatatactgtaattatatttgtattaataatataaattctaatattGGAGAAGTTTACCATAAATCTGAAGCAAGTCATATTTGCGCTgcttattattgtattttagtataaagaacaaaaattaattgttgtttaaaaggtatttctaaaatactgatatgaattttctttctttaaatactttttttcattttatacatataagatataatgTGTTTTCTATTTTGTGTCTAAACTCAAGCTGTTCTTTTGGTACAGTACTACAAATTTTCATGTTATCAACTATTACTATTATCAAAtagataagataaatatttgtataaaaactgAGAAGCCACAATTATCTCtatgaaatatatcaaactTATCTTTCTTATAATAAGTACAAAAGTCAAAATTGTCGTGATGTAAGAACATAGTCAGcatacaaatatttcatatttacctaacaaattatcttattattaacgTGTGAGGGCATAGAGGATTCACCGATTCTCAATTTCtcgtgcaaaataaaaatcgttaaattttaattacatggAGAATTAATCAGAAAAATCAAATGTATCGATTAGTTTTGTCCTTACAAAGAATTACGACAGATCAAGCAATGGCAAAccaaatatcttttaatgaattttagaCAAATTGGACTTATACCCTAAAATGTATTCTCAaccatttataatatttacagatatttttattgtttatgtaTGTTTACGAACGTAGTatgcataataattttctttgtttttgcaACATATTTATTAGGTTCTTGGAATTTGAATTGtctttaaatgtattttgtgaCGATTGGGATAAATCTTACCCGATGCGGATGAGCAGGTCGCATCACCAAATCACTTTTTATCGTAAGATCCTTTAAGTAATCAACGGGTTCCAAAtagaaattatgtattaaatggGATATCATCGCCTTCATGTCCAGCAAAGCAAATCGTTGGCCTACAATTTGATTGAATATCGCAAACTAATCATATAAAAGAACATCGAGAAATAGCTTACCGATGCAATTACGTGGTCCAGCACTAAATGGTATGTACGAGTAAGGATGACGATTTCGAATCTTTTCAGGCAAAAATCTATCTGGATCAAATACCTTTGAATTTGGCCAAAAATTGGGATCTCTGTGAGCTCCATACATATTCAGATGCACTTCTGTTCTATCAGGTATTAAATATGATTCtgaaaagtatttaatattataaaaacacaatgtacaaataataattaaaagatttattaaaatttgaaaaataaatatctatttgaTGCAACATAGAACAAATACGTATAATTAGCATAACAGAAAAGTTAATGCAATAATCTCAATTCATTCAGatcatgaaagaaaatattaatttttttttaatttttgtattataatagaatttaattaacttaaacaattaatttcagaaatgttgTTTCACAAAATCTTGTcttagttattaaaataaaaaaataagtttactttaaaatttgaaaaatataatattttatcttataaatgTAGGTATGTATAATGTTTGATGAGAAACGTTTCACATTATAGgtacttatttaataatatgcaCATCAACAAGAAAAGACTAATCAGTTACATACTTAATTGTACATCTTCCAAGGTAACtcgtgaaatgaaaaagaCACTGGGATATAAACGTAATGCTTCTTTTAAACATGTCTctaaatattgtaaatcttGCAGCGATTTCATAAACGTcaatttcaaacaaataaatgacGCTGCTTTAATTAATGTCTTGTATTTTAAACTAGATTTTTCATGAGTAATCGGCCTGCTTCTCAAACAACAATTTCAATTAatctctaattaaaatataactattttgATTGGATGGAAACATTTGCGTCTCACTGGAGACGTTCTTcagataaaaacatttttctttataaagcGACCccagctatcgatcaagcctacttagaacttgatccgtttactcgttattgagatctcaacatctcgagtactcgcaactcgtcgcgtcgcgtaaaagagtcacgatgcagtctcgcttcgcgtgtatACTTGGTATGCGAGActctaccgtgtctcttgataagaTTTGAACAATGATTATAAATACGGTATGTTTTatgttaagatatttaaatgcattgatggtaaaaagtttattcagtaaattcataaatatttttattataaataataataattactttctaATATTACGTGGTCAGCTTGATGTTGaagatatttttgcaataccatttttgataacaattaattattacatataatcttttaattgtaaaatttttatatatttttatattattttcgctACGCAAGTTCAAACGAAAAGCAACAATACGGGCTGCCAATATCATGCACTCATATCAGACTGTGACATGTTCTTATcgtattatcatatataaatatctatttatcatttattttatttgaatcgtagttaaaaatcgataaaaacattactacaaatatatatatatatatatatatatatatatatatatatatatatatattattcgaaTGTTATGCCATGAACAATTATAGTCGGCGACAGTATCCATATATATCGTTttgcgaaaataattaaaattggtGATACAAGCGAAAAAGTGAACatttgtttgaaattataattattctatcattttcttcttttcttgttcacataaattttacataaacttCTTATTATACACATCATACAATTATTGATTGCTTAAGAACATGtcttactatttttttaataagtcaATCGCCAaacatttttacagaaatattgatattaaatattgatattaaatattaatattataaattttcctttttttaaatagttctcttttaatataatatatgatatattttctaacTCGTGTTTAAATTCGGATccataaatagaaataacaaGGTGAGAATACATACAATACGGGCAGTATATTATACTCATACGATGATAACGATAATGTGCTTCTGCACCATATTACAATTCTCCGTAGTATCACCGTAGTATTTTACGGCAGTCAAATCGACGAAATGAATATTGATACATTTTCACGTGGCCCAAGGCAACGTGCAATTCTCTCTAGTCGTGAGATGTATGACGGTCTTTAAACATGTCAACGGGGCAGTCTATACACAGGCCCAACTCCTCTTCTCTGTACGGCACTCCGTCGTATTCTCTGAAGTCCGACGAAATCGTTAAACCGAACGACGTGGCCGTGCGGCAATTGGAATTCCTCCAGCCGTATTACTCTGTCTAATGCACCAGTTCCTATAATGTGGCGCGGGTACAAAAGGATTCCCCGAAGGCGTGTATGTACATGCACATCTCTGTGGATTGTGTGTACACGAAAAACGATAAGaaattttctacttttatgGACGAAAATTCGTctcgtttctctttctttctctcttcctcttcaaTTCTCCACTTCCAACGCCTTGAGCACGTCCTAGAAGCTTCCCAGGATCTTTAGAACAATGGCTTAATCGATATCAGTAACGTCGAAGCCTTCGATATGTGATGTATCCGATAACACGCACCCCACAACTCCGCGCGAACTGCAGCGAAGTTCTAAAGCCTGTTCGACGTATCGTAAAAGATACACTGTCCCATCTTAGATTTCCGCCATTCTATATAGCGGTATTCTCAAAGAGCACTGCAAGTGTAGGTATTGTAATCAACTGTCGTAAAGCAAGATtgatatatctcgaaaatattctactgCATAATCACATGTTGCTATAagcacaattatttataatgttgctataagcataattatttataatgtaataatgtaaaaatattcagtGATATACATAAGTagcgttaatattaatattaaaaattataagagaaGCTATATTAAGCTTATTCTTTGTCAAAAAGTCAATCCTTACTTACTTTCCACAGATAAAATGATAGAGTGTTTCAAGGAAATCAACttctattctattattaaattccGTTTTTACATGTTATTGCATAAACGCGCATATAATTATGACGCGCGATTAAATCTAAAATTCAACGATCAACGACGCGCTAGAATAAATCCGAAATTTACGGAATTATCTTTACAGATACAATGCAATGTCTTTAGGTTTTTAAAACCTAATAACAAAAAGCTTGCCCGGTCAGATGCGAGTGCTGGTGAGAGAGCGTTTTAACGCAGTTAGTCATACTTCGGCGCGTAGTCTTGCCACGGATAAAAGGTAGTGACGTTCAGTATCCTGGATGATGCGTAACAATGACGAGGAAGAAATACGCGGCTGTCGGGCAAGATAAAAGGGCTGAAAGTTACTGTTTTGCAAGGGATTTAACGATGGGGAATGGGCAGAGCACGCGACTTACGACGAGGTTAATGGCAAAGTACAAATAAGCATTGGACTAGCGGATAACAAAGAGAACGGAAGGGGACGAAGGAGAATAGGTCAAATgacgaagaaagagaaagaaaaagagaagagcgGCAAGCAAAAGAATAACTGCTGGCGAGGGGAGGAAGAAGTAAACGCGACGGACGGATGCAGAagaatgaaaaagaagaatgaGGTCATAGTTCCTCGGTGGGGAATTTGTATCTGCATTTTAGCGCGATGTATAATCTGGTGAACTGCGCCTCGTTTCCCAGTGACTCAATGTAATAAAAGTCGTGTTTCTCTCCCCCTGCTTGTAGGTCGCGAACAGAGCGCTACCATCCACTTCTTCGGCCCCTTCATCGCATAATCTTTTGCTCCCTTCCATCCGAGCGTGAtacatctctctctttctcttgtttcttgtactttttatttcttctttttttcccccctccTCTAACAATCTCTGTCCAGAAAACACCGCAATCGGCGATGTGGCGACCACGCCTTGCCTTGGGTTCAATAGTCCTTTCCGTTGGAGATTTTAAAGTGTCTCCTTCAATGCTCGATATGGAAAGTTAGCATGGAGTACCCTGTAAAAGGATCAAAACTTAAATGAAGTTAGCGACGGGATAGACAACTCCCGCTTGCCTAGCGTGGCGAGGGCCGTAACAGGGGTGGAAACGGTAGCCGCGCGGATATATTCTCGCTACCTACGTCTCACCCCTATTCCTTTCGCCCGATTCGTTGTTACCTCTTGCACGCTCCGTCGTCCTTTCACCGTTgctttgaataatattttgcacaacagttgagagagagagagagagagagagagagagagagagagaagagttCCATGAGACGAGTTTCGAGGCGCGCTCACCAGCATCGTCGTCCGATGCTCCAGCAGCGTTTTACTTAACCCACCTTTCCTTCTTCCGCGTAACTCCGCTGCCTTTCTAAGAGTCCATTAAAACTGTTTCATCTTTCCATACAATTTGTTTTCCCGTCCCTTTTCGAATGCCGCTTTCGAGATTTCACAGAACGTGGCAATGCCGCGGAATAAAATAATCACTCGAGCCATGGACAAGTTCAGCTCGAAAGGATTTCGAAAGGACCTGATTCATAGAACAAAAAGTCCATTTCggattatagaaaattttcttcctGCGCGTAATAATGCGAGAACCCAGGAGTCCCTTGTCATGTATCACAGTTTCAGGTTACCATGAAATTGTGACAGATTTATCATAACTTGATTGTATCACATTAATAAACTTATgaaaaactataaaaagaaaaatcactttttCGTTCTCTTAgcgtcaaaaattttttctttacaaaaaaaactaTCGCGATAATACGACATACCGTTCCATCTATTTGCTATAAACTGTACAATTGTTAAGCACTTTTTTATGACTAATTTTATGAGCagcatttgtataattaatttatctttaaactaaagatttattattagaaaatatatttatatattgatggaatatatattataaacatttcgtAGTACTATTCGAATTTTAATGTCACATTTACTCTAAACGACTGAATGTTAAGTGTaggtaaaacatttttagttataatatacTAATTTCTTTAGGACccttatttctcgaaaacaatTTACCAGTTAATCTTCCATCCAATTGTCGGCATTAATTATTCCAGCAGTTTTC is part of the Temnothorax longispinosus isolate EJ_2023e chromosome 12, Tlon_JGU_v1, whole genome shotgun sequence genome and encodes:
- the LOC139822727 gene encoding cytochrome P450 4c21-like, with the protein product MVPIVEAIDHKPSGLILPMPLKMFYRGEEEGAWEASGDGGATVGSTQGYNLQLRCCASAESYLIPDRTEVHLNMYGAHRDPNFWPNSKVFDPDRFLPEKIRNRHPYSYIPFSAGPRNCIGQRFALLDMKAMISHLIHNFYLEPVDYLKDLTIKSDLVMRPAHPHRLHHIMEKKCTESIKKNEDDLNISEAPPPRQIVLYN